Proteins from a single region of Paenibacillus sp. BIHB 4019:
- a CDS encoding beta-glucanase/beta-glucan synthetase has protein sequence MKKLLGFKRMAFLIMMTLAIFAGGCSLNKIEEPTDTVDATQNPFEKNKPQTTVLGSIGHGFINRQLDVNGRVLPLEYNGGELKIEYSVRASGTAKNVGFFIFVDGKAQPYKLDESDSPYLYMHLLELKDDDKDTPFTFVFTPVTGKQGDTLQLSITSLYNPSFIPDMKATSSYGGYQTTLEAGRPLIFNQDAESVDFAPYSQQGGLNHVQLSTEPMTQELLDKHSIVETVDMDKLDKNVYGGLYMDGAMRQDHFQIQKSGTLHVTFKLFGHPGMRYRTTFYINHRALAAEDGVSFETELTKGNIAVIDADIDLEKLEDFSTFYVVSVPINANDFPDDVVVLMKTPSLLLYR, from the coding sequence GTGAAAAAATTATTAGGATTCAAACGCATGGCGTTCCTAATCATGATGACACTTGCAATCTTCGCGGGGGGATGCTCCCTGAACAAAATTGAGGAACCTACTGATACTGTAGATGCAACCCAAAATCCATTTGAGAAAAATAAACCGCAAACCACCGTTCTTGGTAGTATCGGTCATGGTTTCATCAATCGTCAGCTTGATGTAAACGGAAGGGTTCTTCCTTTGGAATACAATGGCGGCGAGTTGAAAATCGAATACTCTGTACGTGCTTCCGGTACAGCAAAAAATGTTGGATTTTTTATTTTTGTTGATGGAAAGGCTCAACCCTACAAATTGGACGAGAGTGACTCTCCGTATCTGTATATGCATCTCCTTGAATTGAAGGATGATGACAAAGATACGCCGTTCACTTTTGTATTTACTCCGGTCACAGGAAAACAAGGTGATACTTTGCAACTCAGTATCACTAGCCTATATAATCCAAGTTTTATACCTGATATGAAAGCAACAAGCTCCTACGGAGGCTATCAAACGACTTTGGAGGCAGGCAGACCGCTAATTTTCAATCAAGATGCAGAATCTGTTGATTTTGCTCCTTATTCACAACAAGGGGGTTTAAATCATGTTCAACTGTCAACGGAGCCAATGACACAAGAGCTATTGGATAAGCATAGTATTGTGGAAACTGTAGATATGGATAAATTGGACAAAAATGTGTATGGCGGTTTATATATGGATGGGGCAATGCGACAAGACCACTTTCAGATACAGAAAAGCGGAACGCTCCATGTGACCTTCAAGCTATTTGGTCATCCCGGCATGAGATATCGTACCACGTTTTATATTAATCATCGAGCGTTGGCAGCCGAGGATGGTGTATCCTTTGAAACGGAGTTGACCAAGGGCAATATAGCGGTTATTGACGCCGATATAGATTTAGAGAAACTAGAGGATTTCAGCACTTTTTATGTGGTCTCTGTTCCCATTAATGCAAATGATTTTCCTGATGATGTCGTTGTATTAATGAAGACCCCTTCTTTGCTACTATATAGGTGA
- the pglZ gene encoding BREX-1 system phosphatase PglZ type A — protein sequence MNLTEVKKSLERQFSRELSQGSRRNIVFWYDEEGVFAEDIDNLLLPDVKIIKLYDNNMFAVKIYIEETDGESNLLVYSPLPRPSNRENWLTDTIKYSQTFSADETSNNMLVLGVGGALRSVVTKYKLFFRNSERFKRLEAYALGPVYTETRIDLGVHSALCKLPAPNLDNVVRTLLIEMVNGESTIYDSIVKFGDTDALWQMIHKNYGYDFNEQSLEKLAILLLCTHLFHSLGGNMPKEWQSYVSDNSNCFVFVDNLMKNSPLWDAYNKLAVYVSEKLGLSGRAWKWAMDEIVECDTFQDFDTSIIARIRDNIVQGVGEYERYRKIIHSRKNRRYYKQFAGEYSILLYACEYLELALKYKTLPGHTLSELFEGYVKNYHRLDSSYRHLIHAFDKLIDNEAYRPLYDQIENSYTNWYLNELSMKWSALLDEETIWQVPGVTSQQNFYDKYARRSIDDDERIVVIISDGLRYESAVELSALLNREQKGSSELDVMLGVLPSYTALGMAALLPHKSISITDKADIEIDGISSKGTENRSKILRQYKAESIAIQFDDVMKMKLSEKFTGIKLIYIYHNAIDARGDNAATENEVFDATEKTFDELNRLVRKLRNDISAINILITADHGYLYRRTKLEERDKTPKEDAVSILSKRRFILAREDVDKQGTQSFSMDYLTKKEASGLYAVVPRATNCFKVQGAGSGYVHGGTSLQEITVPIIRFKSDKNLRGSMGAKKVSLGLTNLSRKITSVITHLTFFQNEPVDEKNLPIRVTAYFADAVGNRISNENIIIADSTSGKPEERSYKEKFTLKDMAYDKSKEYYLVLLDEEETVNKEIEKIPFVIDLVFGGSIQF from the coding sequence ATGAACCTGACCGAAGTTAAAAAATCGTTGGAGCGACAGTTTTCCCGTGAGCTTTCGCAAGGTAGTCGACGCAACATTGTCTTTTGGTACGACGAAGAAGGAGTGTTTGCCGAGGATATCGACAACCTGTTGCTCCCTGATGTTAAAATTATCAAACTATACGACAACAACATGTTTGCCGTTAAGATTTACATAGAGGAAACCGACGGGGAGAGCAATCTTCTGGTCTACTCGCCATTACCGCGTCCGAGCAATCGGGAAAACTGGCTCACCGACACTATCAAGTACAGTCAAACTTTTTCCGCTGACGAAACCTCTAACAACATGCTCGTTTTAGGCGTGGGGGGCGCTTTGCGTTCAGTCGTGACTAAGTACAAGCTGTTCTTTCGAAACAGCGAACGCTTTAAAAGATTGGAAGCCTACGCTCTAGGGCCGGTGTATACCGAAACTAGGATTGATCTTGGCGTTCATTCTGCCCTGTGTAAACTGCCTGCACCTAATCTTGATAATGTGGTGCGGACACTTTTGATTGAGATGGTAAACGGTGAAAGCACTATATACGATAGCATTGTCAAATTCGGCGATACTGATGCACTGTGGCAGATGATACATAAGAACTACGGTTATGATTTCAATGAGCAGAGCCTTGAAAAATTGGCGATTTTACTCCTCTGCACACATCTTTTCCACAGCCTAGGTGGCAATATGCCTAAGGAATGGCAGTCCTATGTGTCTGATAACTCCAACTGCTTCGTCTTCGTGGACAACCTAATGAAAAACAGTCCCCTCTGGGATGCTTACAATAAGCTGGCTGTCTATGTGTCCGAAAAGCTGGGACTTTCCGGGCGCGCATGGAAGTGGGCGATGGACGAAATTGTGGAATGTGATACTTTCCAAGACTTCGACACGTCCATTATTGCTCGTATCCGTGACAATATCGTACAGGGAGTCGGGGAATATGAGCGTTACCGAAAAATCATACACAGCCGCAAGAATCGTCGCTATTATAAGCAGTTTGCCGGCGAATATAGTATCTTGTTGTATGCCTGTGAATATCTGGAGTTGGCACTTAAATACAAAACACTTCCGGGGCATACCCTATCTGAGTTGTTCGAAGGGTATGTGAAGAACTATCATCGTTTAGACAGCAGCTATCGACACCTCATTCATGCCTTTGATAAGCTTATTGACAACGAGGCTTATCGTCCATTGTATGACCAGATTGAGAACAGTTACACCAACTGGTATTTGAATGAGCTGTCTATGAAATGGTCTGCCCTGCTTGATGAGGAAACGATATGGCAGGTGCCCGGCGTCACGTCGCAACAAAACTTTTACGATAAGTATGCCCGCCGCTCTATAGACGATGATGAACGCATTGTGGTTATCATATCTGATGGTTTGCGGTATGAATCAGCGGTGGAACTGAGTGCTCTGCTCAACCGTGAGCAGAAGGGTTCAAGCGAACTGGACGTAATGCTTGGCGTCCTTCCTTCATACACAGCCCTGGGTATGGCTGCATTGCTCCCTCACAAGAGCATTTCAATCACCGATAAGGCAGACATTGAGATTGATGGCATTTCCAGTAAGGGGACTGAAAACCGTAGCAAAATCCTTCGACAATATAAAGCAGAGTCCATCGCCATCCAATTTGATGATGTCATGAAAATGAAACTGTCCGAGAAATTTACGGGCATCAAGCTTATTTACATTTACCACAATGCCATTGATGCGAGGGGCGACAATGCCGCCACCGAAAACGAGGTTTTTGATGCTACGGAGAAGACCTTTGACGAGTTGAACAGGTTGGTACGTAAATTGCGCAATGACATCAGCGCCATTAACATCCTGATTACAGCAGATCACGGATACCTCTACCGCCGTACCAAGCTGGAGGAGCGGGATAAGACGCCCAAAGAAGACGCCGTCAGCATCCTTTCCAAGAGACGTTTTATCCTTGCAAGAGAGGATGTTGACAAGCAGGGTACGCAAAGTTTTTCCATGGATTATTTGACAAAAAAAGAAGCCTCTGGCCTGTATGCTGTGGTTCCCCGTGCGACGAACTGCTTCAAGGTGCAGGGTGCTGGAAGCGGCTATGTTCACGGTGGAACCAGCCTGCAAGAGATTACCGTACCGATTATTCGCTTTAAGAGTGACAAGAATCTGCGGGGATCTATGGGAGCAAAAAAGGTATCGCTTGGACTTACCAATTTGTCTCGAAAAATTACTAGCGTAATTACGCATCTGACCTTCTTCCAGAATGAGCCTGTGGACGAAAAGAACTTGCCGATACGGGTGACAGCATATTTTGCTGACGCAGTGGGCAATCGTATTTCCAATGAGAACATCATTATTGCGGATAGTACAAGCGGCAAACCGGAAGAACGCAGCTATAAGGAAAAATTTACGCTGAAAGATATGGCGTATGATAAATCTAAAGAATATTATTTGGTTCTTCTGGATGAGGAAGAAACCGTGAATAAAGAGATTGAAAAAATCCCCTTTGTAATTGATCTTGTATTCGGAGGCAGTATTCAGTTTTAG
- a CDS encoding sigma-70 family RNA polymerase sigma factor — protein sequence MDELILGLFRSNVRELDELTQRKLFMTYREFVYRYIYLMLHDHAFTEDVIQEGFIKAMEFGPKTKADSNIKAWLMQVTRRTAIDFIRKNKKYHLVFDLESVIIYENSELLNPTSEIVEKTLQNELLLEALNELRLNQRIILVMRYIEYMSYKEIAKELNINEHALGKRIERAKKSLANLFKGKWGENHEV from the coding sequence ATGGATGAGCTCATACTGGGTCTATTTCGCAGTAATGTTCGTGAGCTAGACGAATTAACTCAACGTAAATTGTTTATGACCTATAGAGAATTTGTATATCGATACATTTACCTTATGCTCCATGACCACGCATTTACAGAAGATGTCATACAGGAAGGCTTTATTAAGGCTATGGAGTTTGGCCCTAAAACAAAAGCTGATTCCAACATAAAGGCATGGCTCATGCAAGTTACACGCAGAACCGCCATAGATTTTATTAGAAAAAATAAAAAGTATCATCTGGTTTTTGACCTTGAGTCCGTTATTATTTATGAGAACAGTGAGTTGTTGAATCCAACAAGCGAAATAGTTGAAAAAACACTACAGAACGAACTACTGCTTGAAGCTCTTAATGAACTTAGACTTAATCAACGAATTATTTTAGTCATGCGATATATAGAGTACATGTCTTATAAAGAAATTGCTAAGGAGTTAAACATCAATGAACATGCATTAGGTAAACGTATAGAAAGAGCCAAAAAGTCATTAGCTAATCTGTTCAAAGGAAAATGGGGTGAGAACCATGAAGTCTAA
- a CDS encoding transcriptional regulator — MMRMKLLIVTMIFSLLIVGCTQAELNSIPVNAAAEATPSLHETPPINPTESSPPLNLLLEGIQGHIRNVHYADEDHVLISANKLYLYDLDSGRIIAESSDEGIQSIRRVEDGYVAIQVAADFGNNGSRSGGGTSGGVLTYSAIFYDPDLVKQSEFNFSSLLKENERIVSPESIAFSADGKRVAYATNNGLYLYDFNMSQQTTLIDLKQAELTDLKERSGVVAFEQIGFTNGDKDLAFTAQSFDVPPIDGKPSFSTCGTVHLDGSKLTNQKFESYTCRELIDYNEFVFFAEDLDFTIPSGKLLVMNMPSGKTRFLSMIEAGESRFVSGSDRGSYFATTLADQTDWKVRIYDGNTGKLEDEQRISSDGDMRYMAQDPIVKILDERRVYIVLVGAKNPEIQTKVVIGQF; from the coding sequence ATGATGCGAATGAAGCTTTTGATTGTGACCATGATTTTCTCGTTGCTTATCGTGGGATGCACACAGGCAGAATTGAATTCTATACCTGTGAATGCTGCTGCTGAAGCTACTCCGTCTCTTCATGAGACGCCCCCTATAAATCCCACCGAATCATCTCCTCCATTGAATTTGCTCTTGGAAGGGATACAGGGACATATCAGGAACGTTCATTATGCTGACGAAGACCATGTATTGATATCAGCGAACAAGCTATATCTGTATGACTTAGATAGCGGTCGCATAATAGCGGAATCTTCGGATGAAGGAATTCAATCGATACGAAGGGTAGAGGATGGCTATGTAGCTATTCAAGTTGCTGCCGATTTCGGAAACAATGGCAGCAGGAGCGGTGGGGGAACATCAGGCGGCGTCCTTACATACAGCGCTATCTTTTACGACCCTGATCTAGTTAAACAATCAGAATTCAATTTCAGTTCTCTATTAAAAGAGAATGAACGGATTGTTTCCCCTGAGTCCATTGCGTTCTCGGCAGATGGTAAACGAGTAGCCTATGCTACGAATAACGGACTATATCTGTATGATTTCAATATGAGTCAACAAACAACGCTCATCGATTTAAAGCAAGCGGAGCTTACTGATCTTAAGGAGCGTTCAGGTGTTGTTGCATTTGAACAAATTGGATTTACGAATGGGGACAAGGACTTGGCCTTTACGGCGCAAAGCTTTGATGTTCCCCCTATTGACGGCAAACCATCCTTTTCTACTTGCGGCACAGTTCATTTGGATGGCAGCAAATTGACAAACCAAAAATTCGAGTCTTATACATGCAGAGAATTAATCGACTACAACGAGTTTGTATTTTTTGCTGAGGATCTAGATTTTACTATTCCTTCGGGAAAGCTGTTGGTTATGAATATGCCTAGCGGTAAAACGAGGTTTCTTTCCATGATCGAAGCAGGCGAAAGTCGATTTGTTTCGGGATCAGATAGGGGAAGCTATTTCGCGACAACTCTCGCAGATCAGACCGATTGGAAAGTTCGGATATATGATGGGAATACAGGCAAACTTGAAGATGAGCAACGAATCTCAAGCGATGGAGATATGCGTTATATGGCTCAAGATCCAATCGTTAAAATACTGGATGAGAGACGGGTTTATATCGTATTGGTAGGCGCAAAGAACCCTGAAATTCAAACAAAAGTTGTGATCGGCCAGTTTTAA
- a CDS encoding ABC transporter permease has translation MVRLIGFEWRKHFLKKSMIAAVLLFSVLNVVKIYSVYEGSSLFTNPGWKELYWEQYADFGGTIKNEKIEKLMDIYWPLDQQVAERTTSTEYRTPDTYLSNVYEDWNFFRFNYVQPMKYAYDYKAYAQGVVSAANENIAFYESLGNTYERSKNAAIAELFQGRSITSFVYTEMYQYYVGYDFSGLLVLLICLYGLMSVFLYDKETEMDILLLTTKAGGGASIRAKLIASALFVSGVSLWFWLIDFVAFSTIFDSWDAASSPLYMLEDFIHAALNVSLGQYAILSALVKTAGMLVFALAFLFMSNLFRNALIPFIIGLSVSFVCIYLEEVYMGSGRIWIKVINPFVLLVNRELFRKIEFVSMAGFSLPSYIAALLITTAWGVLLLSGILIVVRKNALRKGGEKRVHLEV, from the coding sequence ATGGTGAGGCTGATTGGCTTTGAATGGCGTAAGCATTTTCTGAAGAAGTCCATGATTGCAGCAGTGCTGCTTTTTTCTGTCCTGAATGTCGTCAAAATATACAGCGTGTACGAAGGAAGCTCATTGTTTACAAACCCGGGCTGGAAAGAGTTGTATTGGGAGCAGTACGCTGATTTTGGTGGAACGATTAAGAATGAGAAAATAGAGAAGCTAATGGATATTTATTGGCCGCTAGATCAACAGGTAGCCGAACGGACGACAAGTACAGAATATCGTACTCCAGATACCTACTTGTCCAATGTCTACGAGGATTGGAACTTCTTTCGTTTCAACTACGTCCAACCGATGAAGTATGCATACGATTACAAAGCGTACGCCCAAGGTGTCGTTAGCGCGGCAAATGAAAATATAGCGTTTTATGAATCGTTGGGTAACACTTACGAGCGTAGTAAGAATGCTGCTATTGCTGAGCTTTTTCAAGGACGTTCAATCACGAGTTTTGTCTACACGGAAATGTATCAATATTATGTTGGGTACGATTTTTCAGGGTTACTAGTGTTGCTGATTTGCTTGTACGGATTAATGAGCGTTTTTCTGTATGATAAGGAAACAGAAATGGATATTTTGCTCCTTACGACTAAGGCAGGAGGAGGTGCGTCAATTAGGGCAAAACTTATAGCCTCTGCCTTATTTGTATCTGGTGTTTCCTTGTGGTTTTGGTTAATAGATTTTGTTGCATTTTCTACGATATTCGACTCATGGGATGCAGCTTCTTCTCCTTTGTACATGCTTGAAGATTTTATCCACGCTGCACTAAACGTGAGTTTGGGGCAATACGCTATACTATCAGCACTTGTTAAAACGGCGGGAATGCTTGTGTTTGCCTTGGCATTCTTGTTCATGTCGAATTTGTTCCGAAATGCACTTATTCCATTTATTATCGGTTTATCTGTTTCGTTTGTTTGTATTTACTTGGAGGAAGTTTATATGGGCTCGGGGCGTATTTGGATCAAAGTCATAAACCCATTTGTTTTGTTGGTTAATCGAGAATTGTTTCGAAAAATAGAGTTTGTTTCTATGGCGGGTTTTTCCCTTCCAAGTTATATCGCTGCCTTATTAATAACGACTGCCTGGGGAGTACTGCTTCTTAGTGGTATTTTAATTGTTGTGAGGAAGAATGCTCTGAGGAAGGGGGGAGAGAAACGTGTCCATCTGGAAGTATGA
- a CDS encoding ABC transporter ATP-binding protein gives MKVTFKEISKQYKGKYALQNFSAELENGVYGLLGTNGAGKTTLINIFVGILKSDKGQVLINDVDARKLGIQFLSHIGYLPQFPHFYKNFEVMDFLKYMCVLKEIPLHQGEKRAKELLEIVNLSNAASTKIGALSGGMRQRVGIAQAMLGDPDILILDEPTAGLDPQERIRFRNLITKFSENRIVLLATHIVSDIEFIANQVILLKDGHLLKQDTPQALVESLKGKVWHVAATDKTLDEKIQRLRISNMLREQDNILLRVIDDEKPDVHAVSVQANLEDVFLYYIGDGEQW, from the coding sequence GTGAAAGTAACATTTAAGGAGATTTCGAAACAATATAAAGGTAAATATGCACTACAGAATTTTTCCGCAGAGTTGGAAAATGGCGTTTACGGTCTCTTGGGAACCAACGGCGCTGGGAAAACAACGCTAATTAATATTTTTGTTGGCATTCTGAAAAGTGATAAAGGGCAGGTGCTTATCAATGATGTGGACGCAAGAAAATTAGGTATTCAATTTTTATCCCATATTGGTTACTTGCCGCAGTTCCCACACTTCTATAAAAACTTTGAAGTGATGGACTTTTTGAAATACATGTGCGTATTGAAGGAGATTCCTCTGCATCAAGGGGAGAAACGAGCGAAGGAACTGCTAGAGATTGTCAATTTAAGCAATGCAGCGAGTACAAAAATTGGCGCTTTGTCTGGAGGGATGCGCCAGAGAGTCGGAATTGCGCAAGCGATGTTGGGCGATCCAGATATTTTGATTTTAGATGAACCGACAGCGGGACTTGATCCTCAGGAACGAATTCGCTTCCGCAATCTCATTACCAAGTTCTCTGAGAATCGAATCGTTTTGCTTGCTACCCACATTGTTTCCGATATCGAGTTTATCGCAAACCAGGTTATTTTGCTCAAAGACGGACATCTGCTCAAACAGGATACGCCTCAAGCGCTTGTGGAAAGTTTGAAGGGAAAAGTATGGCATGTAGCGGCAACAGACAAAACTTTGGATGAGAAGATTCAGCGGCTTAGAATCAGCAATATGCTGCGGGAGCAAGATAACATCCTTCTGAGGGTTATAGATGATGAGAAACCCGATGTTCATGCAGTGAGCGTACAGGCCAATTTGGAGGATGTTTTTCTGTACTATATCGGAGATGGCGAACAATGGTGA
- a CDS encoding AAA family ATPase yields MGFKKIYLENFTVFDKVEMDFSPGINVFIGENGTGKTHLLKLLYAFCDSDTLSQNSKLLFFETLCQCFRTEELNTLFNQIRQPLKTTIEINNKKFLYQAIFKDSISDDERLEPPLNNVMITFQIEGQREKEKLQTAFIPAKEMLTHAGIEKDYVERYVPFDKTLVDILFKSGISELRTLPPASQAILDNIKQIIGGTVLFEKDKYYILHNDHNKVSFQSEAEGYKKLSVLWRLIETGLIAKGTVLFWDEPEANITPKHMPLLVDMLYALQGAGIQIFIATHDYILAKYLELRSCDDNSIYFHSLYKQDHTVASESGKKFKDLQHNTIAEAYNKLLDEVFDNQTKG; encoded by the coding sequence GTGGGATTTAAGAAAATATATTTAGAAAATTTTACCGTGTTTGATAAGGTTGAAATGGATTTTTCTCCTGGGATTAATGTGTTCATTGGAGAAAATGGAACAGGAAAAACGCATTTATTAAAGCTTTTATATGCTTTTTGTGACAGTGACACGCTGTCACAGAACTCAAAGTTGCTGTTTTTTGAAACGTTATGCCAATGCTTTCGCACCGAAGAGCTTAATACATTATTTAATCAGATAAGGCAGCCTCTGAAAACCACTATTGAAATAAACAACAAAAAATTTTTGTATCAGGCGATTTTCAAGGATAGCATATCGGATGACGAGCGGCTAGAGCCGCCTTTGAATAATGTAATGATAACTTTTCAAATAGAAGGTCAGAGGGAAAAAGAAAAGCTTCAAACTGCTTTCATTCCTGCAAAGGAAATGCTGACACATGCAGGCATTGAAAAAGATTATGTAGAACGTTATGTCCCATTCGACAAAACACTTGTAGACATTCTGTTTAAGTCAGGGATATCAGAATTGCGTACTTTACCCCCTGCATCTCAAGCTATACTGGATAATATAAAACAGATTATTGGAGGCACGGTGTTATTTGAAAAAGATAAGTACTATATCTTGCACAATGATCACAACAAAGTTAGCTTTCAAAGTGAAGCGGAAGGATATAAGAAACTATCTGTTTTGTGGCGCTTGATTGAAACCGGTCTGATTGCAAAAGGTACGGTTCTGTTCTGGGATGAGCCCGAAGCGAATATCACACCCAAGCATATGCCATTGCTGGTTGACATGCTGTATGCTTTGCAAGGCGCTGGAATTCAAATTTTTATAGCGACGCATGATTACATTTTAGCGAAATATTTAGAATTAAGATCTTGTGATGACAACAGCATTTACTTTCATTCACTTTATAAGCAGGATCATACTGTCGCATCGGAAAGTGGTAAAAAATTCAAAGATTTACAGCATAACACTATTGCAGAGGCTTACAACAAATTGCTTGATGAAGTTTTCGATAACCAAACAAAGGGGTGA
- a CDS encoding DUF5050 domain-containing protein, with translation MSIWKYEMKKMLFHHKGFLFIGVYIILSIASMVILDKPANPDVEMNRSQYQFYLDQVQGPYSVETEHFFANEAAKISDAKVALQRISDNFYDGELEEQKFLTHSDSLASILKNEKGFQLAYNQYVYVREFPDNRYFLYTNGWDGLLSNDSLDILFVLLVLLLVTPMFCYEFESKMDTLLLTVKKGSRTHALCKISHVLVMVSVLCLLSAGLRYGFYDFKYGLDNGHYPLESLSYFGTSIKEVTLLQSFLWITAGKLFGSLCFAIFILFASVCFKKYAITLFSCTAVVLLPYYGLQLESTKYFLPGPLGFMVSTGYFRGNEFKLNSWKDQMDMVFREVSFTAWSIVFAITVSLSVVMLFVILHKRSNVWIVKQRKYRGKRLLPTLLILWMAVSMLVGCSSSNGAMAGVTYNYASKQSFQNNKHRFYMDPKEIELGNNQIVFEDQTSGEKRKLVRDPLTSLTRIAGAIFGEGTDVYYMKIDYEKSGLREGATRFSVIGVDTTRFNEKIIFEKKLSADKGTVLGLVKGNAYVASFYLTVSAFFLDESSLYLIGQTDGQTEIRQINRLTGDMRVLLQIPVLRSLAFDGRTIYYVDEKSQIVKYDTKTDTMTTITDLITREFILTESELIYVNRKEQQKLYAMNLHDSTIRKLTDVPVLSFRYDKPYITYIGKIDMKEYQLSNM, from the coding sequence GTGTCCATCTGGAAGTATGAAATGAAAAAAATGCTTTTCCATCATAAGGGTTTTTTATTTATCGGTGTGTATATCATCTTGAGTATTGCATCAATGGTGATTTTGGATAAGCCTGCTAACCCGGACGTTGAGATGAATCGTTCGCAGTATCAGTTCTACCTCGATCAGGTTCAGGGTCCCTACTCAGTAGAAACCGAGCATTTTTTTGCAAATGAAGCGGCCAAAATTTCGGATGCGAAGGTTGCCTTGCAAAGAATAAGTGATAATTTCTATGATGGTGAGTTGGAAGAACAAAAGTTCCTTACCCATTCCGATTCACTAGCGAGTATTCTTAAGAACGAAAAAGGTTTTCAACTGGCTTACAATCAGTACGTCTATGTGCGTGAATTTCCAGACAATCGTTATTTTCTCTATACCAATGGCTGGGATGGATTACTCTCCAATGATAGTCTTGATATCCTGTTTGTGTTGTTGGTTTTGCTTCTAGTTACACCGATGTTTTGTTACGAGTTTGAAAGCAAGATGGATACGCTCCTTCTTACCGTCAAAAAAGGATCAAGAACTCATGCGTTATGTAAAATCAGCCATGTGCTTGTGATGGTTAGTGTTCTCTGTCTTCTGAGTGCCGGTTTACGATATGGCTTCTACGATTTCAAATATGGTTTAGATAATGGTCATTATCCCTTAGAAAGTCTGTCCTACTTTGGCACGTCGATTAAAGAAGTTACATTGCTTCAATCCTTTTTATGGATTACGGCAGGTAAACTATTTGGAAGTCTATGCTTTGCTATATTCATTCTATTTGCTTCGGTTTGCTTTAAGAAATATGCCATTACATTGTTTTCATGCACGGCAGTAGTGCTACTACCTTACTATGGACTGCAGTTGGAATCCACCAAATATTTCTTGCCAGGGCCACTTGGGTTCATGGTGTCAACAGGCTATTTTCGCGGGAACGAATTCAAGCTTAATTCGTGGAAGGATCAGATGGATATGGTTTTCCGAGAGGTTTCATTTACAGCATGGAGCATTGTTTTTGCCATTACAGTTAGTCTTAGCGTAGTCATGCTCTTTGTAATCCTACATAAGCGATCCAATGTGTGGATTGTAAAACAGCGAAAATATAGAGGGAAGAGACTGTTGCCTACGTTACTCATTCTTTGGATGGCGGTCTCCATGCTTGTTGGCTGTAGTTCTTCTAATGGTGCCATGGCAGGTGTTACTTATAATTACGCTTCTAAGCAGTCCTTTCAAAATAATAAGCATCGATTTTATATGGATCCAAAGGAAATAGAGCTTGGGAATAATCAAATTGTATTTGAGGATCAAACAAGCGGAGAAAAACGTAAACTTGTCCGTGATCCTCTGACCTCATTAACTCGAATAGCGGGAGCCATTTTTGGGGAAGGAACGGATGTCTACTATATGAAAATTGATTATGAGAAATCAGGTCTCAGAGAAGGTGCTACTCGGTTTTCGGTTATCGGAGTGGATACAACGAGGTTTAATGAAAAAATTATTTTCGAAAAGAAGCTAAGTGCCGATAAGGGTACCGTGCTGGGACTCGTGAAAGGGAATGCATATGTTGCAAGTTTTTACCTCACCGTGAGCGCCTTCTTTTTGGATGAATCTAGTCTTTACCTCATAGGGCAAACTGATGGACAAACCGAAATTCGGCAAATTAACCGACTAACAGGAGATATGCGTGTTCTTCTCCAAATTCCTGTATTAAGAAGCCTCGCATTTGACGGCCGAACGATTTATTATGTCGATGAGAAGTCTCAAATCGTTAAGTATGATACCAAGACAGACACCATGACAACAATCACCGATCTAATTACGAGGGAGTTTATTTTGACGGAGAGTGAATTAATATACGTAAACCGCAAGGAGCAACAAAAACTATACGCTATGAATTTACATGACTCGACCATCCGTAAGCTAACGGATGTTCCCGTACTTAGTTTTCGATATGACAAACCGTATATTACCTATATCGGGAAGATAGACATGAAAGAGTATCAGTTAAGTAATATGTGA